The sequence CATAAGATGAAAATGGTTATCAAGGCTTGAATCGTCGGCATAAATCTCCTTAGGCTAGGGGTTTCGAGATCCCATAGATAGGCTGCGACAAACGGCATTACCATGCGTATGATATGCGTTACTAAAACTAGAAGCGTTAAGCGGATTAAGAGAGCACGGAGTAAGGGTGGGATCAAAAGGGTTAAGGCTGGAATTAGAGGTATAAGGTTTTCCTCTGCATACGTTATGTTTATTGGAGGAGTGATGAATGGGAGGCTAAAGATTTTTGGGAGCATTTCAAGGTTTGGGTTCCAGCCCATTATGATCGCGTCAACTGTTATGCCGAACGTCACGTTGCTTAAGAGGCTCATGCCAATTAAGATCTTTGTAACCTGCCATAGAATGAATTTAAATAAGGGCATTTTAAAGCCGTCGAAGTCAAGCCATATAGGGGAGACCTTCTCCAAATCTCCTCTTAAGTGGATGACTTTAACTATTAGGTTGATAAACCACCACGTTACAGATCTTCTGTTCTTGAAGTCTACTCTGAAAAAAGCAACCGCTGCCAATACGAGGCCGCCTAAAAGGCTAAAATATATAGGTCTCAAAAACAGGTCCCCGAACTCCATAAAATTAAGCCAAAAAGACACTATTTCGCGGCTGAGTAAAATGGAAAAAACTAAAGTAACGGAGAGAATTAGAAGTATCCAGTATATGATGCGTATTCTACTCCTTATTCCACCGCTCATTATATTTAACTCAACCATAAAGCGATCTGTGATAAAATAAGTAACTAGGTGACATATATATTAATGCTCCTTCAAAACATTCGCTATTAGACACTATTGCTCCATATTTTCTCAAACTCCCGCTCGTAGAGCTCAGCAACATATTTACTCCTTACAATTATCAGGTTCTCGTTATTCTCTTTTTCAGCAGTTTTTGACCAGTTATAACTCCCAGTAACAACTATTTCTCCGTCTATTATCATAACTTTGTTATGCATGGATCGCGGGTTCGTGTCATTGCGTACCGGTACCCCAGCGGCCTTCAAGCTCCAATACTCGCTGTACTGGGTTACCTGGCTCTCTTCAAAAACAACTTTAACATCGACATTTCGGCTATACGCTTCAACTAGCGCCTTACCAATTGAGTCAAGTGTAAAGCTGTAGATTAATATGTGAATAGAGTTATTTGCACGATTTATCCAACCTATGATAGCGTTCTCACAGCCGCCTTCAGGTGAAAAATAGATGCCTAAAATCTCTATCTTCAGCTGCCTTTCTAGCTCAGCTATATGTTCTTCTAGAAGCGCTATCCTCTCGCTGTAAACAGTTATGTTACCCTCAAGCCACATTTGAAGGATACTTACAAGCCCACTTAATTCCTCAATCTTCCTTTCTTTCTCAGCTAACTTAACTTTTATTCTTTCCCTCTCTTCCCTATACTTTACTTCGCTGATGTAGCCTCCTATAATTAACCCAACTATTAACATGAATATCATTGAAACTAAGCTCGTACGAGACTTTCTTGTCAAAGGCAAAACCTCCTCTCCAACAATTATTAAATAGCAATTTTAGAGACTTAATAGATAAATTTAAAAATCTCATCAGAGGGGACTGAGTTGAGCGTAGTAGATTACGTTAATGAGACACCTCTTATAGACGTTCATACGCACATAGATTTTAAGAGCCCTGCAGCCGTGAACCCCGTGCAAATAATGCTTTACCATTACATAGCTACTGAACTTAGAAGCTTGGGGCTTCCAGTTAATGAGATCATGGCTAAAAGCAGAGATCCTGTTGGCGACCTAATTCAGCATTTTAAATTTATTAAAAACACAGCTACCTATTGGTGTCTTAACCGCATCTTATATGACCTTTATGACTTCCAGGAAGATCTTAACTTAAGCAACTGGTCTAAGCTAAAAGAGATTATGAAGTTAAAAGAGTCAGATAGCGGGTGGGCTGACAAAGTTAGGGCTAAAACGAAAATAACGAAGATTTTTCTAACAATAAATCCGCTTACGGAGCTAAAGCCCGAATTTGATAAAAATCTTTACGTAGCTTCGCTGAGACTTGATCCTGTTATAAGCGGGTTGTCTAGAGAATCTATTAGAAAACTTGAAGAGGTTTACGGGGAGCAAGCGTCTAGACTCAGTAGATTGAAGGATGTTTTAGCAAGCAGATTTGAAGCCTTTAAGGGATACAGTGTTTCAGTAGCAGCTTCCGTGCAGAGCTTTGAAACCTACAAGCCGACACACACGAGTCTCGCTGAGGACGCTTATATTAAGCTTTACTCTGGTAAACCTATCTCCGGGGCCGAGTTGATGCGTTTAAGGTCAGCAGCATTATCTATGGTATTGGACTTGTGCCGAGAATATCGTCTCCCAATACAACTGATGCTGGGTGTGGCTAGAGATTTGCCGGGGGCTTCTCCGCCGGATTTAGCGGTTTGCTTTAAACAAAGAGGTCTTTGCTATCTATGCTATTTCCTCCATCAGTATAGGGATGTGGACTTTCACATAATCTCCGCCTACAGATTTCAGTCTCACGAGCTGACCGTTATGGCGAAAAATTATCCTAACGTTTATATGGATGGCTACTGGTGGTACTGCTTCTTCCCGGAAAGCATAAGTCAGCACCTGCTTGAGAGAATACAGATACTGCCGGCTGGGAAGACATGCGGCTTCTTCAGCGACGCGTACGTCCTCGAATGGATCTATGGCAAGGCAGCTTTAGCAAGGAAAGTAACCGCTGAAGCCTTAGAAAACATGGTTAAAAGAGGTTTCTACACCATAGAGACAGCTAAAGAAATAGCTAATCAAATCCTGTGGGAAAATGCTGCAAGGCTCTTCAAAATCCAATAGTGTTGCTTTCACCGCTGAACTACGAAGTTCTCATAAAAAATATACAATTTCAGATAATTACTCTCCATGATTTTCGCGGGATTCTGTAATCACGGCTGGCGGATTTTATGGAGGTTTAGCGTAATTATCTTATGGTCTTTAGTCTAATCATATGGTAATCTCTAATTTTATTGGTTGTAGCATTTTCTCTAAGTAGGCTTTGTTGTCGCCGTATTTTGGCTGCTGGATTTGGGCGCATTCCTGTAGGTTTTTCTCCCCATTTGCAAGTTTGACCGCGAATGGGAAACATCCTTGCTCTCCACATTCTTTGCAGTTTGTTTTTGGCAGATGCTTATATATTTCGAGCGGATTAAGTCTTTGCCTAGCCTCCAGAAGCCCTGAGTCTGGCGCGCCGTGCGCCTTATAATATTCGTAGGCTTTATCAATCATAGCCTTAAGTTTCTCTAGGAGCCTTAACGCTATCTCCTCTCTCAAAACGCAGCCGAGATTAATCTTTCCAGAGGAATAAACGGTTATGAGCTTACCGTCTAATGTGAATGTTACGGAGTTGAATGCTTTAGCGTACTGTGAGCGTGGAATAGCCAGGTAGAGAATCGGAATAACTTCGCCAAGCGGTCTATCTGCCTGAGCAGTTATCTTAATCTTCCTAGGCTCAAGAAGACATGGAGTCCTTTCTGTAATCACAATATTGATTCTTCCACTCATGCTTAAGCCACCTGCTAAACAATTTCTTCGATAATCACTCTAGAGAGTCTAGCTATAAAATCAGGAGTAATCACATCAAGTATATGTAATACTGTGGGATCACTAATTAAATAAAATCTTCTATTTTTTTGTTTTCGGCACTTTATGATACCGCAACTCTTCAAAATGGACAAGTGCCTAGAAACCATCGGCTGAGGTATCCTCAAATGGGAAACTATTTCACAAACACATTTTTCACCATCACGTAAATACTCAAGGATTTCAAGTCTTGTCGGATCTGCCAAGGCTTTGAATATCTTGGCTTTATATTTATTCTTCAAGATTTCCACAATGAATAATAGTAATATAGCAATATTTAAATATAACCATGGTTTTCTTTATTTAATTCAAGAAGGTGAAGGATGCATGAGTGAAAGAAATCTGCCGAGATTTATAATGTGTATATGTACTGGTGAATGCCCGGGTTTCTCGAAGCTTGAGTTATGGAAGCTCATAAATTATGTTAGGAACGAGTTGGAAGTTGAGTATGCTATTGTTCACCCGCAGCTTTGCGTTGATGACGGCGATAGGTTCTGGAGAGATTATTTGAAAGAGAGCAGCAAGGATATTGTCTACATTATTGGCGGATGTGACCCAAAGATGCAGAAGAAGCTCTTCGGCGGGATCTTCAGGGAGAAGGGTCTTGATCCTGATAGGCAGCTGGTCTCATTAGACCTAAGAAACATAAGTACGGAGGAAGCCATGAAGAAGGTTGCTGAAGCAGTCAGTAAAATCGTTGGAAGGTAGCGCGATTCTTTCTAGAACCAACTGAGATAATTGTGGAGGTGAATGGTTTATGAGCGAAATATATATGGGAATTCCTAGAAGAGAGATTCCATGGTTCCCAAAAATAGATTATGAGAAATGCACTGGATGTCTAACATGCGTTAAGATTGATTCGGCGAACGGCCATGATGTCTACGCTATTGAGGGAAATCCCCCACGGCCAGTCGTTAGGAACCCATATGGCTGCGTTGTCGGCTGCGAGACATGCGCAAAAATGTGCCCGAGCGGAGCAATAACCTTCCCATCAAGAGATGAACTAAGAAAAATCCTTAAGAAGCTGAGGCAAAAATACTCCTGATAGGCAGCATAATCTTTTGTCTCCCTTAACTCCTCCAGAACCCTTTCTTTCCATTAACAGCTTGGAGAGACTTAAATCACTGCACTGCCTATATACTATGTTGTGGTGAAATCCGTTTGGAGAGGCGAGTGGTTTGGTATCCAACGATTTTTCCAGAGAGATGTGATGGATGCAAAGGTTTTGATGCACACAAATGTGTTAAGTTCTGTCCACATAATGTTTTCGGGATTCGTGATGGTAAGGTCATTGTCGTTAACCCGCAGAACTGTATATATGGCTGCGTAGCATGTGAGTATGTTTGCCCAAGGAGAGCTATAGCCTTCCCAATGCGTGCTGCTACTAGACAGGTTGCCCAAAGAGATAAAGGCTTGCTTAAAAGGGTTAAATGTAGAGGATGTGGAAAAATCTTCTGTACAAATGAGGAAACAGATTTGTGCTTCGACTGCAGGAAGAACCTAAACTTAAAATAGCCTTTATTAGTTTCGAAAAATTGAGGGGGATTTCCTTGAGCGGCAGGGTTATTAGGGTTGACTCGTGGGAGGAGTTTAAGCAGCTGGTTAAGAAGCATGATGCTAAGGAGCTAGCCTATCGAATTGAGATGGGTGTTCCGGCAAGGCACTTAACTGGTCTTAGGCTGATTCTACCAGTAACTGGCATGCAGTATGTCTTCATAGACACGGCAAGCGGAGATAGGCTGAAGAGGACCGGAATAAAATTGAGGGTCGATGATTTAGGCAACATGTATATTAGCGACGAGGATGTCGTAAACTTCGTTAGGTCCGAATTGGGAAGAGATATAAAACTATACTCCTACTTCACAATGTGATCTGTGCTAAATTTCCTTCAATTGACTACGATTATTCGCTTTATATCACATAGAGATTTCCGACACTACCCCAAACAAATGCATCTGGCATAGCATTAAGTATTGCGTGAGCAGCACGCCAACCCGTGCAATGTGAGGGCACTATAAGACGTGGCCTTATTTTCCTAAGCTCCTCCACTGTTTGATTTATGCGACCCTCAAATTCCTTACCCGCAAGGTGTAGGCCACCTAAAACAGCGTAAACCTCTTTTGTACCAGCGAGCTGCCGCGCATAGAGCAGCGTATTTATTATTCCAGCGTGGCTGCATCCGGACACCACAACTAAGCCCTTCCGCTTAATATAGATTACTAATGCTCGTTCATCCCATATCCATGGATCCGGCTCCCACCTTCCATCGATGAAAGCCCTATGCTGCGGATAACCGGTCTCAAAGTGGGTGGTTCGCGGGATCTCGCCGGTTATAAGCACCAGCCCATCAGCTGCCAAGTATGGTTGTCTTGCTTCAATGTATTTCGCCGGCTTCACCTCATCCTCTGAAGGGATAACCGGATATTTCCTTATTTCTCCGCTTGAGCTAATAGTGCCCCTTTTCCTAAACATGTCGTCGTGAATTATGATCGGCAAACCGCTCTTATTTATGGCCTTGGCGACTTTCGGTAAGCCGCCGAAGTGATCGTAATGTCCATGAGATAGGACTATGCATTCCACTTCAGCTAGGTTTATTCCCATCCTCCTTGCATTCATGATCACACCGCTTGGGCTTCCTCCAGCGTCGAAGAGTAAGCTATGAGACTCATTTCCCTCAAATACCCGGATGAGTATTGAGAAGCCATGTTCAGCAATTGGATATCGTGAAGCACTCTTAACCCAATCTCTGAAGCATTTAACCTCCTCTCTTGGGGAGGTTGATAGAAAGTCTATAGAGTTGTCCACTAGACTAATTATCTCAACCCTTTCAGCCTCTCTAAACTCTGAAAAACGACCATTTCCACCCATAGAAAGCCTCCATTTAAAGTGGGCCTCTATAGTAGATTGTTGCTGGGCATCCTACACATTTTCCGCTTACATATCTCGCGCACGGCTCACAGTCAACTCCACATGGCGCTTCGCTCTTATTCTTGCTAGCAAGATGCTCTCTTACGAGAAGAAGATGCGAGAAATATATGTCGCTTACTGGATAGAACTCCGATCTCCTTACGCCAGCTCCGCTCCTAATAGAACACTTCTCAACCGATATGCTCTCCAAAGTACTCTGATCCTCAGCTACAACGATAGCCACTAGGTTATATCCGCCCAAAGTCTTAAATATTTGAACAACCCTAGGGCAATCCCTAAATCTATCGAGAAGATTCTGCATGGCTTCAGCACTCTCCATCTCAAGCAGAACTATCGCTGGAAAAAGCCCAAAATAGAATGGATTCATCAGCGCCGAGACTCTAATAGCGTTCTGCTTAAATAATCTCTGTAGTCTCTTCCTAATTCCCATGCTTGTATAACTGGTGCTCTCGGCAAGTTTCTCTAATGTTGCCCTACCATTTAACTGGAGCGCAGAAATTATCTTCCTATCCACTTCGTCCATTTTTCTTTTCACTAGTTTATTTTCTAAACATAAAAAATATTTAAATAGTTTACGATATTAAATTATATTTCAACAAATCGGTGAATAAAATGAGCGGCGAGACAGAAGCTCCAGAAGAAAGGCAAAGGTTTATTGAGGAGCAGGAAAGGCTGCTGAGGATTAGGATGGAAAAGATTAGGCATAAGGTTGCTGTTATAAGTGGTAAGGGCGGGGTTGGAAAAAGTACTATAGCAGTTAACCTTGCAATAGCCTTCGCCATGAACGGCTATAAAGTAGGCATTTTAGACGCGGATATTCACGGGCCGAGCATACCGAAAATGCTTGGGTTGAGTGGAAATAGGCTTGAGGTTGGCCCTCCAGGCGTTTTTCCAGCTGTAGGGCTGTTTGGCATACGAGTTGTCTCAATGGATTTCCTCCTACCAAATGAGGATTCGCCTGTAATATGGCGTGGGCCGCTAAAAATGGCTGCTATACGCCAGTTCCTATTAGACATTGTCTGGGATGGACTCGATCTGCTGCTAATAGATTTGCCTCCTGGAACCGGGGATGAACCGCTCAGTGTCGCGCAGCTGCTGCCTGAAATGGATGGCGTAATAATAGTGACTATTCCATCGGAGGTCTCGCAGATAGTCGTTAAGAAGGCTGTTAACTTCGCTAAGGCGCTCGGCTTACCAGTCATAGGCATTATCGAGAATATGAGTGGGTTTGTATGCCCAAACTGCGGGATGAAGATCGACATATTCCAATCTGGTGGCGGAGAGAAAATAGCTGAAGAGATGGGAATACCATTTTTAGGTAAAATACCAGTAGACAGGGATATATGTGAAGCCTCGGATAGAGGTAAACCATTTATAATCGAGCACTATAATTCGCCGTCGTCAAAGGCCTTCAAAGAGATCGTTAGGAAAATCGAGGACTTTCTAAATCGAAAGGAAGAGTGCTCTAAAGGTAGCGAAGGGAAGAGTTAGAATGAAAGTTTATGTGTCGGCATCGGCAGATGATCTAAATGCGCTCCGTAAACCCCAGATTTGCTAGATGCCGTTACTTTATGATTGTGGATTCATAAAGCATGAAATTTGAGGCCATGTGGTGAAATATAGCGTATGAGACCGCTAGCGTTTGGACCTGTGCCCTCAAGGCGCCTAGGAAGGAGCCTCAGAATAATAACGTTCCATATAAGGTATGCACATACTCATGTGTTTACTGTCAGCTGGGCAAAACAACAAATAAAATCACTAGAAGACGGAGATTCTATAGATCGGAAGATATTCTGGCTGAAATTGAAAAGAAGGTTGAAGAGCTGCGTCTAAAAGGCAAATGTTGATTACTTAACTTTTGTCCCGGATGGCGAGCCAACGCTAGATGTTAATTTAGGTAGGGAAATTTCACTTTTAAAGAGGATAGGCATTCCCATAGCTGTTTTAACGAACGCTTCTCTGCTCTGGAATAAAAGCGTAAGAAGGAGCCTATTGGAGGCGGATCTTGTATCATTGAAGGTGGACGCTGTCAGCGAGGAATTATGGAGATTGGTGAATAGACTCTATAAAAGTCTTCATCTAAGTAAGGTTTTAGAAGGCGTGAGAAGGTTTGTTGAGGAATTTGATGGAGTAATAATAAGTGAGGCAATGATAATTGATGGGATAGTATATAACGGAGAGTTCGAACGCATAGAAAGTCTTCTAGGGGAGTTAAAAAATCTAAGCGCAGCCTATATCGCTGTGCCGGTGAAGGCCGCCATCTGAAAAATAGGTCAAGCTGGCTGGGAGAGAGGCTCTAAATGAAGTCTTTCAAATATTCTCAAGAATTCTTGGAGTTAATAGGGTGAAATTCCTGGTAGAACATGAAGGAAACAACTTTACATTTACTGGAAGGATAGAGGATGAAATACTGGGATAGCAGCAGTTCACCCACTACGGAAAGAAACTATGATGAGGCTCTTAGAGAAAGCTAAGGCAGACTGGCAGATAGTAGAAAAACTTCTGCAGGAAGGCAAACTGATAAAGCTTGAACATAACGGAAATGAATATTATAGGGCAAGCCAACTTAGAGTTGGCGAGGAGAGAGTTTCTCCCTAAAATAAGCCTTCAGTGAAAACATAGAGAATAAAAATGAGAAGTGTGAATTTTTGGCTCAGACAAGTCGGTCTCATAATTTCTCAGCAATCTATAATTCATCATTATTCTAACTGATTATATTGGAGGTATATAAAGGGTTTACTTGCCATATCTCAGTAGGCCACCTCTCTGTGAGGCGAATCAGCATTTTATAATCATTTCATCTTTTAATCTTTGTTAGATAGGTTAGTGAGAAGATGGCTGTGGATGTTATCGCTATTGCACCACTTGTAGGTATGTTTAACTGAAGCGATATGGCTATACCGGCAACTCCAGAGAACGTCGCCATTATGATTGATGTAAGCATCATTTTACCTAAATCCTTTGTTATTATGCTTGATGATGCTGCTGGGAGTATTAGGAGCGTGACTGAAAGTAGAACACCGACAGCTCTTGCTATTACCGCGGCGACTACAGCTGACGTTATGAAGAGAAGAGAATCATAAAGCCTGACCCTCAGACCTAGGGTCTCAGTCGTGTCTATGTCGAAGCATATGTAGATAAACTCCCTATGAAATACTAGAGTTATGATTGTCGCCGCCGTAGACGCTATAGATAGGTTCAGCAAATCCACGTTAGAGAGGAGCAGTAGGTCGCTTATTAAGTAACTGTCCACAAAGACTCTCTTCTCCAGCGGAAGGTAACTCCTTATAACCGCGTAGAGCGCCACGCTTATAGCTAGCGCCACGCTGAGCATTGTTCCTAGGGACCGCTGACCACTCCTGCCAGCGTAAGAGATGAGGACTGCTGTTGCGATGCAGAATAATACGACTATGGGGAATGGATCTGGTAGGGTTGGGAGGAATGTTTGGATTAGGGCGCCTAAAGCTGCGCCTCCTAGCGCTGCGTGAGATATTTCGGGAGTTATGTATAATGATCCTCTCAGAAGCATTATGACTAGAATTGGCATGGATAGTGACGTGAATAATACGCCTAGGATTGCTCGAAGGATTATTGGATCAAACATGTCTATCGCCTAAGATAACTATTCGCTTACCCTCCCTCTCAATCATTCTCAGGCATGGGTAAATAGGCTTAAGCTTGTCTTCACTTAAGACCTCATGCGGTTCACCGTATAGGCACACGCTTCTATTCAAGACCAGAACCCTATCAGCCAGATCCATTATCGGATCGATCTCATGCTCAACAACTATAATCGTCTTTCCACTATCCTTAAGCATTTTAAGGAGATTAAGAAGTCTATCTTGAGTCTCAAGATCTAAGCCAGCAAAGACCTCATCGAGGAGTAGCAGTGGTGGGTTAGATGCCAATGCCCTAGCTATGAGCACTCTCTTCTGCTGCCCTCCGCTTAATCCGCTGAAAAAGGAATCCCATTTATCTTCCATACCTAGGTGCGCTAGGGCCCTTTTAGCATCCTCAACATCCCTTTTAGAGATGAATCTTGGCGGCCCCCTCCTAAGCAATATTCCCATTAAGACGACGTCGCCAACCTTTAATGGGGTCTCATAGGAGATTCTATCCTTCTGCGGAACATAGCCTATAAACTTTCTAACATTATCCCTAAATGGATCTAAACCAAAAACCCTAACCTCACCGCTAAATGGCTTAATTATGCCCAATATAGTCTTCAATAGGGTTGTCTTCCCAGCCCCATTCGGTCCAACAACGACGATTAATGACGGCTTCTCAACATCGAAGCTCACAGAATCCAGTACCAGCTGGTCATCTAGCATCACAGAGACATCTTTAATGGAGATAATGCTTCCGCTCATAATCCAACTCTCCTCTTAATTAGCAGCACGCTCTCAAAAATTACTGTCAATAGAAGAACCAAGATTGTTAGGAGATAAATGTTGGCGTTATCTCTAGATGCAATTCTCCGCTCCGAGAGGAGGGCATTATAAATCTGCCCAGCATTATAATACATTAACGCAGTATAATCTTCTAGACGGCCTGATGAGACTGAAAGTATGTATGCTATTGGGCATCCCGTCTCCTCAGAGATCATTTTAATGGTTCTTTGAGCCTCCTCCATCAGTAGGGCTACATCGGAGACTATTAGGCAAGCATATTCCCCAGATTTAAATCCCTTATAAATACTGCTTAAAACCCCTGGACGCACAGTTCCCCCCTCGTCAACAAGCACGGAGCATGCTTTCAAACCCATAGCTTCAGCAACATAGTGCTCCGCATAGAAACCTATCACAACTCTCCTATTAAGCGTACCATGCCTAGCCGAGAGTTCAGAGAGGAAGGCTTTAAGATTTAAAACATTCCTCCTAAACCTCTCATAGTTGTCGGAAAGCCTTGCGGATAAATCAGGTCTCAACCTTGAGATCTTTTCCTTAACCTCCTCAGCTATTAGGAGAGCGTTTTCCGGAAGTAGCC comes from Candidatus Bathyarchaeia archaeon and encodes:
- a CDS encoding zinc ABC transporter substrate-binding protein; translation: MLSNKIDIATIVALMSLLLTTRASEAATNFSSGIIIVVVSIDVLRSIVSPIIGEAGEVYSIVSGAVEPHSFTLTLEAVNIARRSDLIVITGHMEWEKKLVNLVAEEKGVSPDLISVNAMNLSWIKILDLNGERNIHGFWLLPENALLIAEEVKEKISRLRPDLSARLSDNYERFRRNVLNLKAFLSELSARHGTLNRRVVIGFYAEHYVAEAMGLKACSVLVDEGGTVRPGVLSSIYKGFKSGEYACLIVSDVALLMEEAQRTIKMISEETGCPIAYILSVSSGRLEDYTALMYYNAGQIYNALLSERRIASRDNANIYLLTILVLLLTVIFESVLLIKRRVGL
- a CDS encoding ferredoxin family protein, with translation MSEIYMGIPRREIPWFPKIDYEKCTGCLTCVKIDSANGHDVYAIEGNPPRPVVRNPYGCVVGCETCAKMCPSGAITFPSRDELRKILKKLRQKYS
- a CDS encoding metalloregulator ArsR/SmtB family transcription factor, producing the protein MKNKYKAKIFKALADPTRLEILEYLRDGEKCVCEIVSHLRIPQPMVSRHLSILKSCGIIKCRKQKNRRFYLISDPTVLHILDVITPDFIARLSRVIIEEIV
- a CDS encoding phospholipase D-like domain-containing protein; translated protein: MTRKSRTSLVSMIFMLIVGLIIGGYISEVKYREERERIKVKLAEKERKIEELSGLVSILQMWLEGNITVYSERIALLEEHIAELERQLKIEILGIYFSPEGGCENAIIGWINRANNSIHILIYSFTLDSIGKALVEAYSRNVDVKVVFEESQVTQYSEYWSLKAAGVPVRNDTNPRSMHNKVMIIDGEIVVTGSYNWSKTAEKENNENLIIVRSKYVAELYEREFEKIWSNSV
- a CDS encoding AsnC family transcriptional regulator; the protein is MDEVDRKIISALQLNGRATLEKLAESTSYTSMGIRKRLQRLFKQNAIRVSALMNPFYFGLFPAIVLLEMESAEAMQNLLDRFRDCPRVVQIFKTLGGYNLVAIVVAEDQSTLESISVEKCSIRSGAGVRRSEFYPVSDIYFSHLLLVREHLASKNKSEAPCGVDCEPCARYVSGKCVGCPATIYYRGPL
- a CDS encoding MBL fold metallo-hydrolase, producing MGGNGRFSEFREAERVEIISLVDNSIDFLSTSPREEVKCFRDWVKSASRYPIAEHGFSILIRVFEGNESHSLLFDAGGSPSGVIMNARRMGINLAEVECIVLSHGHYDHFGGLPKVAKAINKSGLPIIIHDDMFRKRGTISSSGEIRKYPVIPSEDEVKPAKYIEARQPYLAADGLVLITGEIPRTTHFETGYPQHRAFIDGRWEPDPWIWDERALVIYIKRKGLVVVSGCSHAGIINTLLYARQLAGTKEVYAVLGGLHLAGKEFEGRINQTVEELRKIRPRLIVPSHCTGWRAAHAILNAMPDAFVWGSVGNLYVI
- a CDS encoding Mrp/NBP35 family ATP-binding protein, which encodes MSGETEAPEERQRFIEEQERLLRIRMEKIRHKVAVISGKGGVGKSTIAVNLAIAFAMNGYKVGILDADIHGPSIPKMLGLSGNRLEVGPPGVFPAVGLFGIRVVSMDFLLPNEDSPVIWRGPLKMAAIRQFLLDIVWDGLDLLLIDLPPGTGDEPLSVAQLLPEMDGVIIVTIPSEVSQIVVKKAVNFAKALGLPVIGIIENMSGFVCPNCGMKIDIFQSGGGEKIAEEMGIPFLGKIPVDRDICEASDRGKPFIIEHYNSPSSKAFKEIVRKIEDFLNRKEECSKGSEGKS
- a CDS encoding metal ABC transporter ATP-binding protein gives rise to the protein MSGSIISIKDVSVMLDDQLVLDSVSFDVEKPSLIVVVGPNGAGKTTLLKTILGIIKPFSGEVRVFGLDPFRDNVRKFIGYVPQKDRISYETPLKVGDVVLMGILLRRGPPRFISKRDVEDAKRALAHLGMEDKWDSFFSGLSGGQQKRVLIARALASNPPLLLLDEVFAGLDLETQDRLLNLLKMLKDSGKTIIVVEHEIDPIMDLADRVLVLNRSVCLYGEPHEVLSEDKLKPIYPCLRMIEREGKRIVILGDRHV
- a CDS encoding (Fe-S)-binding protein produces the protein MSGRINIVITERTPCLLEPRKIKITAQADRPLGEVIPILYLAIPRSQYAKAFNSVTFTLDGKLITVYSSGKINLGCVLREEIALRLLEKLKAMIDKAYEYYKAHGAPDSGLLEARQRLNPLEIYKHLPKTNCKECGEQGCFPFAVKLANGEKNLQECAQIQQPKYGDNKAYLEKMLQPIKLEITI
- a CDS encoding metal ABC transporter permease, which encodes MFDPIILRAILGVLFTSLSMPILVIMLLRGSLYITPEISHAALGGAALGALIQTFLPTLPDPFPIVVLFCIATAVLISYAGRSGQRSLGTMLSVALAISVALYAVIRSYLPLEKRVFVDSYLISDLLLLSNVDLLNLSIASTAATIITLVFHREFIYICFDIDTTETLGLRVRLYDSLLFITSAVVAAVIARAVGVLLSVTLLILPAASSSIITKDLGKMMLTSIIMATFSGVAGIAISLQLNIPTSGAIAITSTAIFSLTYLTKIKR